From Thermodesulfobacteriota bacterium:
CGAACGACGGCGGGGCGATCATATACACCGGCGACCAGCCTACGAGCATCTCCAGCTCCACCTTTTCGGGCAATATCGCGGCCACGAACGGGGGGGCGATACTCAGCAACTTTTTCCTGGTGAGCCTGTCGTTCGTGACGATAGCGAATAACGAGGCCGGCGCGGCGGGGGGCGGAATTTTCAGATCGGGGGTGATCACCCCTCCATTCCTCGGCATAAGCGCCGCCAATTCCATCGTGGCGCTCAATTCCCCCGAGAACTGCGCCGGCGACGGCATGCCCGAAGACCTCGGCGGCAACTTTTCCAACGACGACTCCTGCGGCTTCAGCGGGGACGGCGCGGCCTTCACGACCGTGAGCATAACCAAAGTCGCCGTGCCGACGGGCCAGGCGGGGGAATACTCCTTCACATCGTCCGGGTTCACGTCGGGAAACTGCGGCATCACCGGGGAGTTCGCGCTCGGGGACGGAGAGTCGCTCGGCTGTATCGTTCCCGACGGGGACTACACGATAACGGAAGATATACCCGAAGAGCATATTCTAAACATATTCTGCCCGGCGCTGCCCGACACCTCCGCGGTAGACAGCCTCGGGGGGACGCTCGATTTCACTGTGACCGCGGCCGAGCCGCCCGTAGCCTGTTTATTCATAAACGCCTTCGCGGGGACCCTCGTGAACGCCTCCACCGAGCCCCCGGGAGCTAACTGTGAGGACGGCGGCGTGAAGATAGAATCGGGGAGAGACACCAATCAAAACGGGGTCCTCGACCCGGACGAAGTGGAAGAGACCTATTACGCATGTAACGGCGAAGACGGATTGCCCGGACCTCCGGGGCCTCCGGGGGAACCGGGCCAGCCCGGTGAGCCGGGGCCTCCCGGACAGCCCGGTGAGCCGGGGGAGCCAGGGCCTCCGGGACCTCCAGGGACGCCGGGGACTGTGCTCGACATATCCGACGAGCCGCCCGGACCGAACTGCGAGTTCGGCGGACTCAAGATAGAATACGGCCCGGACATTAACGGGAACGGAGAGCTGGAACCGGACGAGATAGAGGGTACGGATTATGTCTGTAACGGCGCTCCGGGGCCGGAAGGGCCGCAGGGACCGAGGGGCTCTAACGGAGGGTGCGCTGTCGCCGGGCCCGGAGGCGGCGGAGCCGCGGCCCTCGGCGGGCTCGTTCTCTACGCCCTCCTTCCGGCATTCATATTCGCCAGGAGAAGGCCGAGAAAAGCCTGATCCGGTTCATTCGGGCAGATAACAAGGCCCCGTATCGGCGCAGCCGCCGGCACGGGGCTTTTTACGTGGAAAGCTGCCTTTTCACCTTTGGAATCCGTCTTCCACACGTATATTTTGAAACGCCTTTCGTGTATAGTATCTCTTTCCCGGAAGCGTTATTTCATACATCCGGACAAGCGGTTTCAACAATATTATACCGGGGAGGTAATGTAATAATGAATGGTTATAAAGCCATATATTTAATAAATTGCTTTAAGTATATTCCGTGCCTTCTGTTTGTTATTGGGGCGGTTTTCGTGCCTCTGACAGCCGGCGCGCAGGACCTCAGGCTTCATCCGCTCGAAAGCTACACGGTGAAATACAAGGCCGAGGGTAACGCAACAGGAGAGAAAATCCAGTTCTCACAAGATTATGGAAGAAAAATTTGCTTAAAGGAAAACCTGCAAATCACGATGCCGGAGATCGGCAGCGTCAAGCGTAACGAAAAGATGGTTTCCTGGATAGAAAACGGAGAGCGCTGGATAGTGGTCGTGAACCTCGATGACAACACCGGCACGAAGTTTAAAGACCCGACATTCGCCAAAATAAGCGAATCGCTAAAAGGCAAGGACCCCAAACAGTTCAACCAGCAGCAATTGATGAGCATGGGGGGAACGGTCACAGGCAAGAAAACGGTGAGCGGAGAGCAGTGCAGCACGTGGAGCTTCCCGCAAGGGATAGAAATGTGCATCACCGACGACTTCATAATGCTCGAAACTGTGGCTAACGTGCAGGATCTGAAGGTTCATGAAACCGCGGTCGAAGTGAATAGGAAGTCGCCGGAGCCAGCCAGCCTCTGTGATTTGACCGGCGTCACTATAACGGAGAGAGACATCAACCAGATGATGCAGCAGCAACAGGCGCCTCAGCAGTAGGCGGAATGATCATAAATAAAAGTTAGGTCTATGAAAAAGGGGAGGGGGCAGGGCCCTCTCCCCGTGCCGCAAGCCTAGTTACTGCTTTTTGTGAATGCCCTCTACTTCGAGGAGTATTTTCACCTTGTCGCCGACCACGAACCCGCCCGAGTCGAGCGTCTTGTTCCAGTTAATATTGAAGTCCTTCCTGTAAATCTCGGCCTCGGCCTCGAACGCCGTGCGCTCGTTGCCCCACGGGTCGGTCGTCTTGCCGCCGTACTCGGCCTCGAGCTCGACAGTCTTCGTGACGCCGTTTATGGTGAGGTCGCCGACGATGGTGTAATCGTCAGGGTCGTCCTTGTCGTCCCTGAGCACGCCCTTGCTTACGAATGTGATGTCGGGGTGCTTTTCGACGTTAAGAAAGTCTTCCGATTTCAGGTGCTTGTCGCGTTTGGCCTCGTTCGTATTGATGCTGGCGGCCTTTATCGTGACCACCACCCCGGAATTCGCGAGGTTCTCGGGGTCGAACGTGTATGCACCTTCGAAGTTGTCGAACCTGCCGGTAACCGTGCTGATGCCGAGGTGCTTTACCTTGAACATTATCTGCGTGTGCGCCGGGTCGATCTGGTATTCGACGGGCTCGGCGACGGACGGGGAAGCGCCGGAAATCCAGAGTGCGGCAGCCGCGAGAATCGAGAAAGCGATTGCATTAAAAAGCTTCATGATGAATAGCCTCCTTGGAGTATATTAGATTTTAAGAGGCCCTAAAAGGGCATAAAGTTTCAGGAAATGAAAAAATACCACACGAATTATCCGTTAATAAGCTTAATTTTCGTGCCAGGGAAACGGGAAAGACGGCGGCTCGAGGCGCGAGAACCGAAAAAGGCTATGAATAAGACCGCAACGGCCTCATAATATATTCAAAGATATCTATAAAAACACCTGGAGAAGCGAATGCAGAAAACGTCGGTCAGGAAAGCCAGGATAGAAGACGCGGGCAGGATGGCGGAGATACTGCGGGAGATCGGGTGGTCCGAGAGGCGGAACTCCCTTCCGCTGGAAGAGGTTTCAAAACCCATAGAAGGGTTAATAGAGCACTGCATAAACGACAGCCAGGGGCATTCGATGCTGGTAGCCGTGGACGGCAGCGACAGGATCCTCGGCTTTACGTGCGTCCACTGGGTCCCGTTCGTCATGCTGGGGAGCTGGGAAGGATACGTGTCGGACATGTTCGTCAGCCCCGAGACGAGCGGCATGGGGGTCGGGACAAATCTCATAGAGCAGGTGATAGAAGAGGGGAAGGAAAGGGGATGCATGAGGCTCATGGTCACGAACGGAAAGGAGAAGGCTTCCTACAAGCTGGGGTTTTACAAGAAGCTCGGCTGGACGGAGAGGCCGCTCGTCGCGAATTTCGTTTATTATTACCGTGAGCCCTGGTCGTAGCGGGGGCGGGGTACGAAATGAAACCGAAGACCCTTATACTCGTAAGGCATGCGAAGTCGAGCTGGGACGAGCCCGGGCTCTGCGACAGGGACCGCCCGCTCAACGACAGGGGGAAGAAGGACGTCCCGCGCATGGGGAGGTTCCTCTCGGACAAGGGCGTCCGGCCCGGGTTGATAGTTTCGAGCCCGGCGCGGAGGGCGAGGAAGACGGCCGAGGGCATTGCGAAGGAGCTCGGCTTCAAGAAATTCGAGGTCAGGATAGACGACAGGGTTTACACGTTCGACGAAGAAGCGCTTTTGAGAGTGGTATGGGGGTTCGACGACGGTCTCTGGGAGGTAATGGTCGTCGGGCACAACCCTGCCGTTACCGCCCTCCTGAACCGCCTGACGCGGGCGGGGATAGACAATGTCCCCACGTGCGGGGTCGCCGTAATAGAGATACGCTCCGAAAGCTGGGCCGGGGCCGACGACGGAACTGGGAAGCTCGTTTCGTTCGATTATCCGAAAAATCTCCCCTGATTTCCCCTTGATATTTGACTCCTTATCCGGTTAAATCCCTATCCCTAATGGACATATCCACACCCGACCTTTGCGACAAATACCCGGGCCTCGTGAAAATCGCCGAGCCCGTATTCAGAAGCTACGGCGGCCGCGGCGCGTTTTCGGGGAGCATAGTCACAGTTAAATGCTTCGAGGACAACTCGTTCGTAAAGGAGCTTGCCGGCGGGGACGGCGCGGGGAAGGTGCTCGTCGTCGACGGCGGCGGCTCTTTAAAGAAGGCCCTCCTCGGCAACCTCATAGCCGCGAGCGCCGCCCGGAACGGCTGGGCGGGCGTCGTCGTCTACGGCGCTATAAGGGACGTGGAAGAAATAATGCGGACGGACCTCGGCGTGCTGGCCCTGGGATCCATACCGCTGAAAACGGAAAGGAAAGGGGCCGGCGAGACGGGCATCCCCGTCACGTTCGCGGGCGTGACGTTTAACCCCGGAGAGTATATATACGCCGACGGCACGGGGCTCATAGTGTCGCCCGAGCCGCTTACGCCCTGAGCGGAAGCACCAAGCAGTTATCAACACACAATTTTCTTGATTAAAATTCCAAAATATTCTAGAATGGAAATACCGGATAATTCTTAAGCGATATAAAGGCATAAAAGGCGGCTCGCCCTCAGGCGGACTAATCATGCCGGGGCGGAGACGATGGGAGGACCCGATGAAACTTCTTCTTATCAACCCCAGGTTCCCGGAAAGCTTCTGGAGCTTTAAGTGGGCTGTCGACAACATAATGCCCAGGGGGATAAGGACTATTAATCCTCCGCTCGGGCTCGCCACGCTGGCCGCGCTTTGCCCGCCCGACTGGGAAATCGAAATAGTAGACGAAAACATCGAATCCATCCCCCTTAACCCCAGGGCCGACCTCATAGGAATCTGCGGCATGGGGGTTCAGTTCAAAAGACAGAGCGAGCTTTTAAAATTCTACAGGAGTAAGGGGCACTACGTCGTCGCCGGCGGGAGCTACGCGTCACTCTGCCCAGAGTATTTCGAGGGCATGGCCGATACCGTCGTGGCGGGCGAGGCGGAATACATATGGAAGGAATTCTGCAGGGACTTCGAAGACGGTGCGCCGAAGAAGCTCTACAAGGAAACGGAGGAAGTATCGCTCGAAGACTCGCCGACCCCGCGCTTCGATCTCTTGAAGCTCGACAGGTACCAGGCCGTCAGCCTCCAGTTTTCGCGCGGCTGCCCGTACAGGTGCGAGTTCTGCGACATCATAGTAATGTTCGGAAGAAAGCCCAGGGTGAAATCGACGGAGCAGGTGGGGCGCGAGCTCGACGAGCTCAGGCGGCTCGGAATAAGGAACGTATTTTTCGTGGACGACAACCTCATCGGCAACAAGCCCGTCGCCAAGAAGCTGATGGCTTATCTCCGGGATTACCAGAAGGAGCACAACTACAACTTCCTCTTCGGGACGGAGGCGTCGCTCAACCTCGCGCAGGACGACGAGCTTCTTAAGCTCTTTACCGAGGCCAATTTCGGGTGGGTGTTCATAGGCATCGAATCGCCCGACGAGGAGAGCCTGAAGGAAACGCTCAAGTTCCAGAACATGCGCTCGGACATATTGACATCTATCAGGCACATATATTCGTACGGCATAGAGGTGCTCGCCGGGTTTATCATAGGGTTCGACAACGACACGGTGAAGACGTTCGACCTCCAGTACAGGTTTATACAGAACTCCGGCATACAGGCGGCGATGATTGGACTCCTTACCGCCGTGCCAAAGACCCCGCTTTACGAAAGGCTCGAGAAGGACGGACGCCTTATAAAAGAAGCGAGCGGGACGGACAACACGAAGCTGGGGACGAATCTCATCCCGAAGCGGATGTCTTACAAGGACATGGTCGAAGGCTACAGGCAGCTTTATTACAAGCTCCTCGACGACCGCACCATTGCCGACAGGATTCTCAACAAAACGCGCTACATGAAAAACCCACTCTTCAGGAGCACGTACGACATCCCCGACCAGCTGAGGTCGTTAAGGGGATTTTTGCTGCGGGGTATACTCCCCGGAGGACCCGCGAGGGTCTATCATCTGCTGAGGACGTTCCCCTTCACCCGGCCGAAATTGATACCGCTGGTCATTCAGGACTGGACGATTGGAATATCGATGCGTAACTACATCGACCGGCATTTCATAACCGTCGAGGAAGGAGAGGAGAGCCTCGCGAGGAGCCATTTCGAATCGTTCGAGAGGTCTCTCGGGAAGTATCTTAGCAAGGGTATAGTCGAGGTGTCGTTCGACAGGTACAAGAACGCTGCGGCGAACCTCCTCATATCCATAAAGCGGAAACCCGACGGGGACTTCTTCGAGAACGTCGCGCCCCACATCGAGAACGTGCTCAAGAACACCCCCTCGTCCATCACCTTGAAGATAGATGAGTTCCACGACGAGCACCACCGCCACCTCCACAGGCTCTTCAAGCGCCTTTCGCGGTACGGCGACAGGATATACATAGCAGTACACGAAAAGCTCCGGGACAAGGTGCATATCGACTCTTCCGTATTCAATCTCGTGCTCGAGAGCTAGGCTATACTATATGGCATGCCCGCCGCCCTGACCTTACCAACCCCAGGGACCGAAGGAGTCTTAAATGACTGCTAATATCGATCCGTCCGCAATACTGAAGATCGCGTTCGGCTTCTGGGAATCGAAGGTACTTCTCACCGCGGTAAGGTTCGGGCTCTTCACCGAGCTCGGGGACCGCGCAATGACCGGGAAGGAGATAGGAGAAAAGCTGTCTCTCCACCCGAGGGGCGTCTGGGATTTCCTCGACGCCCTGGTTTCGATGAACTTCCTCGAGCGTCACGGCGACGGCCACGGAGCCCTTTACAGGAATACCGTCGAGACCCAACGGTTCCTCGACAGGAACAGCCGGTTTTATATAGGCGGCATGCTCGAAATGCTGGACGTCCGCCTCTTTAAATACTGGGACGGGCTTGGCGAAGCCCTCAGGACCGGAAAGCCCCAGAACGAGACCAGGCACAGCGGCACGTCCATCTTCGAGGAGCTCTACCGGGACGAGGCCGGGCTCGAACAGTTCATGGATGCTATGGCCGGGCTCTCCCGGGGGAATTTCGATGCCCTGGCTGAGAAGTTCGATTTTTCGAAATATCGGACGCACTGCGACATAGGCGGGGCGACCGGGCTTCTGTCCATACTGGCGGCCGGGAAGCACCCCGGCCTCAAGAGCATCTCCTTCGATCTGCCGATGGTCGAGCCGATAGCGAAGAGGCACATAGAGCGCGCCGGTCTTTCGGACCGGGTTTCCACGGCCTCGGGCGATTTCTTTAAGGACCCGCTCCCGAAAGCCGACGTCATAACGAT
This genomic window contains:
- a CDS encoding histidine phosphatase family protein, whose translation is MKPKTLILVRHAKSSWDEPGLCDRDRPLNDRGKKDVPRMGRFLSDKGVRPGLIVSSPARRARKTAEGIAKELGFKKFEVRIDDRVYTFDEEALLRVVWGFDDGLWEVMVVGHNPAVTALLNRLTRAGIDNVPTCGVAVIEIRSESWAGADDGTGKLVSFDYPKNLP
- a CDS encoding radical SAM protein, encoding MKLLLINPRFPESFWSFKWAVDNIMPRGIRTINPPLGLATLAALCPPDWEIEIVDENIESIPLNPRADLIGICGMGVQFKRQSELLKFYRSKGHYVVAGGSYASLCPEYFEGMADTVVAGEAEYIWKEFCRDFEDGAPKKLYKETEEVSLEDSPTPRFDLLKLDRYQAVSLQFSRGCPYRCEFCDIIVMFGRKPRVKSTEQVGRELDELRRLGIRNVFFVDDNLIGNKPVAKKLMAYLRDYQKEHNYNFLFGTEASLNLAQDDELLKLFTEANFGWVFIGIESPDEESLKETLKFQNMRSDILTSIRHIYSYGIEVLAGFIIGFDNDTVKTFDLQYRFIQNSGIQAAMIGLLTAVPKTPLYERLEKDGRLIKEASGTDNTKLGTNLIPKRMSYKDMVEGYRQLYYKLLDDRTIADRILNKTRYMKNPLFRSTYDIPDQLRSLRGFLLRGILPGGPARVYHLLRTFPFTRPKLIPLVIQDWTIGISMRNYIDRHFITVEEGEESLARSHFESFERSLGKYLSKGIVEVSFDRYKNAAANLLISIKRKPDGDFFENVAPHIENVLKNTPSSITLKIDEFHDEHHRHLHRLFKRLSRYGDRIYIAVHEKLRDKVHIDSSVFNLVLES
- the rraA gene encoding ribonuclease E activity regulator RraA; translation: MDISTPDLCDKYPGLVKIAEPVFRSYGGRGAFSGSIVTVKCFEDNSFVKELAGGDGAGKVLVVDGGGSLKKALLGNLIAASAARNGWAGVVVYGAIRDVEEIMRTDLGVLALGSIPLKTERKGAGETGIPVTFAGVTFNPGEYIYADGTGLIVSPEPLTP
- a CDS encoding methyltransferase; translated protein: MTANIDPSAILKIAFGFWESKVLLTAVRFGLFTELGDRAMTGKEIGEKLSLHPRGVWDFLDALVSMNFLERHGDGHGALYRNTVETQRFLDRNSRFYIGGMLEMLDVRLFKYWDGLGEALRTGKPQNETRHSGTSIFEELYRDEAGLEQFMDAMAGLSRGNFDALAEKFDFSKYRTHCDIGGATGLLSILAAGKHPGLKSISFDLPMVEPIAKRHIERAGLSDRVSTASGDFFKDPLPKADVITMGMILHDWNLENKKHLIRAAYDALSEGGALVAVENIIDDERRTNTFGMLMSLNMLIEFGDAFDFTGADFKEWCSEAGFRRFEVIPLAGPCSAAIAYK
- a CDS encoding YceI family protein — protein: MKLFNAIAFSILAAAALWISGASPSVAEPVEYQIDPAHTQIMFKVKHLGISTVTGRFDNFEGAYTFDPENLANSGVVVTIKAASINTNEAKRDKHLKSEDFLNVEKHPDITFVSKGVLRDDKDDPDDYTIVGDLTINGVTKTVELEAEYGGKTTDPWGNERTAFEAEAEIYRKDFNINWNKTLDSGGFVVGDKVKILLEVEGIHKKQ
- a CDS encoding GNAT family N-acetyltransferase, which translates into the protein MQKTSVRKARIEDAGRMAEILREIGWSERRNSLPLEEVSKPIEGLIEHCINDSQGHSMLVAVDGSDRILGFTCVHWVPFVMLGSWEGYVSDMFVSPETSGMGVGTNLIEQVIEEGKERGCMRLMVTNGKEKASYKLGFYKKLGWTERPLVANFVYYYREPWS